The sequence below is a genomic window from Primulina huaijiensis isolate GDHJ02 unplaced genomic scaffold, ASM1229523v2 scaffold43127, whole genome shotgun sequence.
GATGAATTTGAGAACCAGCTTTGTAGTTTACAGTAGTAGGttttcactacaaaaaaacggATGGAATAacgacggtttttgataaaccgtTGCTACTATAGCAACGGTTTTTCATCAAATGTTTATTATAATAAACTGTcgcattattaaaaaaaataaagacaatAAAAATTCTCAATTGAGAATTTGTAGTTTACAGTAGTAGGTTTTCACTACAAAAAAAGACAATAAACGGATGGAATTTCGTGTTAATATTATTGAAGATGATCGAaatgaaaatatgaataaaaagaaTTTGTTTTCTTTGAGTATTAATGATCTAGAGAATTGTGATAAAATTGAGAATTTTTattgtctttattttttttaataaaattttagcaTGTTATAAAAACTGgttttgtttgatttgattacACCAAATTTTACTCCaacaaaaattttaacttctcgctaacatcaaaatattttaactttcaTTTCACATAACCTCTATTTCTTTTATtctctttccttttttttcctaatttgCTAATGTTAGAAATTTTAACACGCAATATGTGCTCATTATTAGTTATATAGTTTGAGAAAACATTTAGTTTCATACctataattttatgttttttttttcaatattttaccaTAGCATATCTGTCTTTattttatgacaaaaacttgcgTGAGACGGACTCacaagtcgtattttgtgagacggatatcttatttgagtcattcatgaaaaagtattattttttatgctaagagtattactttttattgtgaatatcagtagagttgacccgtctcatagataaagattcgtgagatcgtcttacaagagacctactgttattttatatattgatgatGGATGATACATGAATAAATCTCGAActcgtcaaaaaaaaaaatctcgaaAAATACAATCAAATAAAGGccaaatttatgttatatattttattacattttgtcttttgttttgtgtttttttttttttttggtgaagaCAAACCGAAAGCCGACATGGTACAAGAATTCCAGGAAGCTTTCCAGTCGACCTCTCTCTCACGCACAAACAAATACACGCGGTCTCTTCAGTATTTATAGTCGTGGCCTCACGACATTTTCTTTGCAATTTCTTCACCTTCTTAGATCAATCAAAACTTTTCTCTCTTTTGTTGAACACTCTTTTGTTTTTGTAGTTGAATAAAATCACCGTCTGAAGAAAATCCCCCGCCAAAAGGGAAAAGTTTGGGCCCATCATTATTTACGTAAAGTGACGCTTTTTATTGGTGTTTTTcagttattatatatttaattcgaTAATTTGACCTTGTGGTGGTCGCTAGATTGAGGCGggttttctttcttcttcttgtaATTATGTATGTTTAGGGATGTTGCTTGCGAAAAATTTTATTGGTTGGTTTCATTACTCTGTCGCATGTTCTTCCGAAAATCAATGCAGTTCTCGCGTTTTTTTGTTGAAGTCGGCGCAATGTGTTTTGGGTCGTTTCGTTTTTCAATTTGTTATTTTGTGAGGCATTAGATTCTTTGATTTCGATCGTTTTTTGAGATCGTATCTCGCATTTATTTGTTTGATTTAGGTCATttggtatcgatatgttaaatAAAGGTTAATTCGGAAAGGGGGTTGAAGGGTTAAATTTAATATGACCTTTTGATTTTCAGttggatttgaaattttttgtttaatatgaGCTTCAGATATTAGATTTCTCTTCTGATCTATTGCTTTGTAATTTTACATATAACAGATTCAACCTTGATTGGGTGGATCACCTTTATCAATGGTGAGATGATGTTTCGGATCTTCTTCTTAGTTCTTGAATAGGGAAAGTAGAAGAAAATAACGCTTTTCTTGTTAAAATTTCGTGGCTCGAGTTCCCAATGGTCGTTGTAAAACTGTTATTATTGTGATCAGGGAGAGGCTCCAGCTTTCTTTGTAGACGATCTCCAGGCTAATTCCCCAAATGGACACTTAAATTGGAAGGACAATGAAACCGCAGTCACCATCGATGACGATAGAACTGTATGTTGGCTGGAATGAATAATGTTCTTAAGTGTGCTGTTTCTTTTCTCTCATGGGGTGACGAGTTCTTGGTTTTGTATTCATTGATATAGTATTTCATTGATGCGACTAAAAATGGAGCTTCTTCGGCTGTTGGAATTCGGGTTTTTGATAGATCTATGGGTGAATGGTATGGTTTTACTGTACATATGGTTATGGAAGTTAGTTTTGTACCCTGTCATTTTAGAGAGGATGTTTTATGCAATCGTCTTTGCAGGCTGATCCCCGCTGTTTTAGGGACAAAACCTGAGCTGTCTAAGGGTCACTCGGCTATTCTCGTGGATGAAGAGCGAATCTTGTTTATTAAGGGGAACTCCGCATATGATGATTGCTTTTGGTTTCTTGAGGTAATGTAGATCATGTGTTCTTTTTGCTATTGTTAGCTGTCGTCGGGCGGATTCTGGAAAACTGAGGGGGCAAAGGGTGGCTGGAGATCTATATTTTTAGAGAAATTACacgtaaattattattttttacttgataTGCACTCACCCTTATAGGGTCCATTCCTGGTACCTTGAGAGTAGGAGGATTGTTCACTTGATGGACTTATTGCAGATAAATCTGTTATAATCTTATACATAGTGTGGTTAAACTCTGAAATTTTGCAGGTGAATACTCCTTTTGTAAGGGATCAGAAAATGAGATTAGGGACTGAAGTGGTTACCTGGAGTAAAGGAGTGATTGGAGAAACTGAAAAGCCAATTGTTATTAGTGGCCCTTCTGGTGTTGGTAAGGGTACCCTCATTTCCAAATTGATGGAAGAGTTCCCATCAATGTTCGGATTCTCTGTAAGCCACACAACTCGTGCTCCAAGGAGTCACGAGCAGAATGGCATTCATTACCATTTCACCGAGCGAAGTGTCATggagaaagatattgaagatggAAAATTTCTCGAGTTTGCAGCTGTCCATGGAAATCTCTATGGGACAAGTGTAGAAGCAGTTGAGGTGGTTGCGGACGAAGGAAAGGTATATAAATTCTTGGGGCATTATTGAACTTCGATACTGTGATTTGGTGTTCTATAGGAATTTTAGTGCCTAATTCTTGAGTTTTTGTGCTTCTCATGCTTTAATTTTTCCACCTGAGAACAATATGATTTCATTTGCAACTCTTAGTAGTCAAAGAACAAATTTTGGAATcagatttgattattattcagATTAATAGAGCCTTAGccctattatattatattgtgaATGTAGGTCTTCATGGTCAAATCATGGAAATTATGATTTGTGTTGCATTTCTCTCCCTCAATATCTTTTTTCTACTTTAAAATTCAACAATAACTTTATACATATGGATTTTTTGTATTTCTTTGCAAATGTAAAGATGGTGGTTTGTGTGATTTCATGTAGAGATGTATCCTTGATATAGATGTTCAAGGGGCGAGGTCTGTGAGGGCCAGTTCTCTTGAGGCCATTTTTATCTTTATCTGTCCTCCATCATTCGAGGAGCTTGAGAAACGCCTTCGAGCAAGGTGCTCTATACTTATAGGCGTTTTGAATAGTCTCTCTGCAGGCTTTTTTACTGATAAAAGGTTGTAAAAAATGTGACAGGGAGACTGAGACAGAGGAACAGATCCAGAAACGACTCCGAAATGCTAAATTGGAGCTTGAGCAGAGAAACTCGCCTGGTCTCTTTGACTATATGTTAGTTAATGATAACCTTGATATGTGTTACAAGAATCTTAAGGTAACCGTTGCATCTTTTTGTTAATGATCCATCCATCAAATAGAAATTGTCCTAACTTATTCTGGAATTTTCTAGAAACTTTTGGGTCTCGATAGTGGCATCAAGACCACCAAGAAACCATGTAAGTTTGTTCCTCTAGTAAGTCGTTTGGTTCaagttgtttataattgatatttgaaGTTTTGCTTTGTTTCAATCCAGTTTCTGAGACCATTCTTGTGCCACTACAACACAAGACATCAAAAGTAGAAAACAAGATCCTGATAACTCATGCTGCTCCCGAGCAAGAAAATTCAGCTGTTAGCACGTATGTTTACACCTTTtatgtataatattttaaaaactaatCGTTACGCCCCAAAAATCCATGGATCACCTCGTGTATCATCCGGATTCACCCTTGTCATCGACGTAAGTCACATAAATTCTGATTCATGCAGCATTCCTTGCAGGTTGGTGCTGGATTTATCATCAATCAAAGGTGGGGCACCTGGTCGGACAAGGGGCCTGAATATGAACGTGTTAGAACCATCCAAAATGGCGTAAACGGTACCAAAACGCCGAGTTTAACACCTCAAATTTATCAACTGACGAATTTTTCTTCCTAAATCTTTTTAATCCATTGTTTGATGCTATTTACTTGGCTCGAAAATGATTGAAATTTCAAGACTGAAGCTCAGCATAGCCAGACAATTTGAGGGTATAGATTCTAAAAGGAGAGATTCTCGTGAATGTTGCGGCTGTGTAGGTTGGTTAGTTGAGCTAACATGCTATTCCTAATTGTTGTCTGATGGAGACACTATCACCCTTTCTTGGAATATTATAAATTAGAGAAATTTCATTTGCATCTTCTTGTCTATTTTATCCCGATCAAATGATATTCGTTTTGAGTGTATATGAATCCACCACATATTACTATAAAAACTGTTTACTTTGGTATATAGTggatttgaagtttatttgAATTTTGTCGATCTACTTattacaaaaaatttgaaatcaagagatTTGCAATCCattgttcatattaaatttgggcaaaaacttgtgtgagacggtctcatgggtcgtattttgtgagacggatctattatgtgggtcatcaatgaaaaaatattactttttatgttaagagtattattttttattgcgaatatcggtaggattgacccatctcatagataaagattcgtgagactgtctcacaagagacctacccaTACATTTGTTTGTAAATTCTGTTTTCCAAAGAGTTGTTGAGAATGGAAAGTGGAAGAAGTCATCCAGAATAAGAAAANAATATTTTATAGTAGTGGtgatataatcatttaaaagttccaaattatatataaagttaaaaagaaaattttattaagatatgttagacataaataaactataaatttactaaagtagttttgtatcatatttttaaataattgaatattaaatctttatgtaattttataggagtcttttttatttataaaaaattatatcataagCCGAAAGTACTAATGTATATATAAGATTGAGCCCACCGGccaatttccaaaaaaaaatattttNAGAAGAAAGACTACATACAgcaaaatatatagaaaaaaatttaattttctaaattatttaaaatcctAGCATGAAATTAACTGAACAAATcgaatcaaatattaaaaatttaaagcaAATTAAATACTTTGCTTTGAGCTCGAGCAAACTCTGaacacttaaaaaaaaattgctcgAGTTTAAGCCTCACTCTTAATATTCGATCATGATctcaaattatttataaattttttaaaaataaatttttgaaatatatttatttaatatataatattaataaagtaTTAAAGTCCGCCAGCatatgttaaaatttaaaacattctttttacaataatattttatagtagtggtgatataatcatttaaaagttccaaattatatataaagttaaaaagaaaattttattaagatatgttagacataaataaactataaatttactaaagtagttttgtatcatatttttaaataattgaatattaaatctttatgtaattttataggagtcttttttatttataaaaaattatatcataagCCGAAAGTACTAATGTATATATAAGATTGAGCCCACCGGccaatttccaaaaaaaaatattttataaataaatatttaaatgtatatatatataataaggaATTAAATGATGTCCCAAAATAGAACCAAATTATTGTAAACCATTCTATATGTGACGATGAAGTTGTTGCTTTGTCGCTTTATTCTGTCCCCATTCTGCAACTTtaatccaaaataaaaaaatacaaagatTCTACCAATAAAATAATCCTAAAATTTAAACTATATTCTATCATATTTCCATCCACTTGTGTCCCCTTCAACTGAcgtttattcattttttttttttttNNNNNNNNNNNNNNNNNNNNNNNNNNNNNNNNNNNNNNNNNNNNNNNNNNNNNNNNNNNNNNNNNNNNNNNNNNNNNNNNNNNNNNNNNNNNNNNNNNNNNNNNNNNNNNNNNNNNNNNNNNNNNNNNNNNNNNNNNNNNNNNNNNNNNNNNNNNNNNNNNNNNNNNNNNNNNNNNNNNNNNNNNNNNNNNNNNNNNNNNNNNNNNNNNNNNNNNNNNNNNNNNNNNNNNNNNNNNNNNNNNNNNNNNNNNNNNNNNNNNNNNNNNNNNNNNNNNNNNNNNNNNNNNNNNNNNNNNNNNNNNNNNNNNNNNNNNNNNNNNNNNNNNNNNNNNNNNNNNNNNNNNNNNNNNNNNNNNNNNNNNNNNNNNNNNNNNNNNNNNNNNNNNNNNNNNNNNNNNNNNNNNNNNNNNNNNNNNNNNNNNNNNNNNNNNNNNNNNNNNNNNNNNNNNNNNNNNNNNNNNNNNNNNNNNNNNNNNNNNNNNNNNNNNNNNNNNNNNNNNNNNNNNNNNNNNNNNNNNNNNNNNNNNNNNNNNNNNNNNNNNNNNNNNNNNNNNNNNNNNNNNNNNNNNNNNNNNNNNNNNNNNNNNNNNNNNNNNNNNNNNNNNNNNNNNNNNNNNNNNNNNNNNNNNNNNNNNNNNNNNNNNNNNNNNNNNNNNNNNNNNNNNNNNNNNNNNNNNNNNNNNNNNNNN
It includes:
- the LOC140969945 gene encoding guanylate kinase 2-like isoform X2 — encoded protein: MGEWLIPAVLGTKPELSKGHSAILVDEERILFIKGNSAYDDCFWFLEVNTPFVRDQKMRLGTEVVTWSKGVIGETEKPIVISGPSGVGKGTLISKLMEEFPSMFGFSVSHTTRAPRSHEQNGIHYHFTERSVMEKDIEDGKFLEFAAVHGNLYGTSVEAVEVVADEGKRCILDIDVQGARSVRASSLEAIFIFICPPSFEELEKRLRARETETEEQIQKRLRNAKLELEQRNSPGLFDYMLVNDNLDMCYKNLKKLLGLDSGIKTTKKPFSETILVPLQHKTSKVENKILITHAAPEQENSAVSTLVLDLSSIKGGAPGRTRGLNMNVLEPSKMA
- the LOC140969945 gene encoding guanylate kinase 2-like isoform X1 gives rise to the protein MGEAPAFFVDDLQANSPNGHLNWKDNETAVTIDDDRTYFIDATKNGASSAVGIRVFDRSMGEWLIPAVLGTKPELSKGHSAILVDEERILFIKGNSAYDDCFWFLEVNTPFVRDQKMRLGTEVVTWSKGVIGETEKPIVISGPSGVGKGTLISKLMEEFPSMFGFSVSHTTRAPRSHEQNGIHYHFTERSVMEKDIEDGKFLEFAAVHGNLYGTSVEAVEVVADEGKRCILDIDVQGARSVRASSLEAIFIFICPPSFEELEKRLRARETETEEQIQKRLRNAKLELEQRNSPGLFDYMLVNDNLDMCYKNLKKLLGLDSGIKTTKKPFSETILVPLQHKTSKVENKILITHAAPEQENSAVSTLVLDLSSIKGGAPGRTRGLNMNVLEPSKMA